Part of the Bacteroidales bacterium genome, GGCTTTTCTATTGTAATGAATCCGGGAGTTAAAGAAGCCCGAATTTTAGAATTGAAAAAAACTCTTGATGCTGCTGAGTTTGTTCGCTATGCCGAATATATTACTCCTGAAGAAGCGGCAGATGAATTATCTAAAGATTTAGGTGAGGATTTTTTAGGTTTCTTAGGCTTTAACCCTCTTTTACCATCTATCGATTTACGACTTAGTGCCGATTACGCTAATATTGATAGCTTACAAGTGATTGAAAAACACTTATTAGAAAATACAGATATTAAAGAAGTTTACTATCAAAAATCCTTGGTTGAGTTAGTTAATCAAAATATCCGGAAGTTAAGTCTTGTTTTATTGGTCTTTAGCTTCTTACTTTTACTTATCTCCATAGCTTTGATAAATAATACAATTCGTTTATCGGTATATTCTAAACGCTTTATAATTAGAACTATGCAACTGGTTGGAGCTACCCGTGGTTTTATCCGAAGGCCATTTATACTTACAGGTGTTATACACGGATTAATATCGGCTTTATTAGCATCTGCTATGTTAGCAGTAATTATTTATTTTTCTATGCAAGAAATGCCAGAACTATTAACTTTGCAAGATTATAATTTGTTTCTTAGCTTGTTTGGCTTTGTTATTTTTCTGGGTGTATTTATAACTCTAATATCTAATTTCTCAGCGGTAAATAAATACTTAAAAGCTAAGCCTGATCAACTATATTAATAATTCTGTTAAAATGATGAAAGAAAAACACACAATAGATAATAAAAATGAAATGTTTGTTTTTGGCAAACGTAACTATAAGTTTTTGCTTATTGGTTTAGGTTTTATTTTACTTGGCTTTTTATTAATGATGGGTGGTGGAACCGACTCTCCCGATGAATTTAATGAAGCTATATTTGGGTTTCAACGTCTTACCCTTGCACCAATTCTTATACTTGCGGGTTTTGCCATTGAAATTTATGCTATTATGAGTAAACCAAAAGATAAGTCGGAAAACTAATTTTGAGCAATTAAAAAATATTGATTATGGGATGGATGGAAGCATTAATCTTGGGTATTATACAGGGTTTAACAGAATTTTTACCGGTAAGTAGTAGTGGTCATTTAGAAATTGCCAAATTTCTTTTAGGCGATAATAGCCTGCCGGAAGAAAGCATGTTGATGACTGTTGTTCTTCACGGAGCTACTGCATTAAGTACAATATTAGTTTTCCGTAAAGACATAATGGAAATTTTCAGAGGCTTGTTTCAATTCAAATGGAATGAAGAAACTATATTTTCACTTAAAATCATCATTTCTATGATACCGGCTGCTTTTGTCGGTTTATATTTTAATGATTTAATAGAAACTATGTTTGGAGGTCAATTGCTTTTAGTGGGTGCTATGTTGCTTGTTACCGCCGTTTTGTTAGTTTTTGCCGATCGCGCTGAAACTACCGATAAAAAAGTGAGTTATTTTGATGCTATTATTATTGGTATTGCTCAAGCTATTGCTATTTTACCCGGCATTTCGCGTTCAGGAGCAACAATATCTACTTCGGTTATTTTAAAAATTGATAGAAGTAGAGCCGCTCGTTTTTCTTTCTTAATGGTTGTTCCTCTTATTTTAGGAAAAATGACTCAGGATTTAATGGCCGGTGGACTGAATTACGAAAACTCTGTGCTTATTCCTTTAATTATTGGTTTTATTGCGGCATTTATTACAGGTGTTTTAGCTTGTACTTGGATGATTAAATTGGTAAAAAATGCCAAACTTTCTTACTTTGCCATTTATTGTGCCATTGTTGGTCTTGCAACAATATCTTATGTTTTATTCTTTGTCTAAACCTTATCGTTTTGCATAATTTCGATTTTCAAAAAGGAGAATTAATACTTATTGATAAACCTTATAAGTGGACATCTTTTGATGTGGTTAAAAGTGTAAAAGGACAAGCCCGAAGAATTACCGGAATTAAACGAATAAAAGTGGGTCACGCAGGCACGTTAGATCCTTTGGCAACAGGATTAT contains:
- a CDS encoding permease-like cell division protein FtsX — its product is MTKKSEKVSKRKLQSSYFTTVVSISLVLFLMGLLGLLILNSKKLSDHVKENIGFSIVMNPGVKEARILELKKTLDAAEFVRYAEYITPEEAADELSKDLGEDFLGFLGFNPLLPSIDLRLSADYANIDSLQVIEKHLLENTDIKEVYYQKSLVELVNQNIRKLSLVLLVFSFLLLLISIALINNTIRLSVYSKRFIIRTMQLVGATRGFIRRPFILTGVIHGLISALLASAMLAVIIYFSMQEMPELLTLQDYNLFLSLFGFVIFLGVFITLISNFSAVNKYLKAKPDQLY
- a CDS encoding DUF3098 domain-containing protein gives rise to the protein MKEKHTIDNKNEMFVFGKRNYKFLLIGLGFILLGFLLMMGGGTDSPDEFNEAIFGFQRLTLAPILILAGFAIEIYAIMSKPKDKSEN
- a CDS encoding undecaprenyl-diphosphate phosphatase, with translation MGWMEALILGIIQGLTEFLPVSSSGHLEIAKFLLGDNSLPEESMLMTVVLHGATALSTILVFRKDIMEIFRGLFQFKWNEETIFSLKIIISMIPAAFVGLYFNDLIETMFGGQLLLVGAMLLVTAVLLVFADRAETTDKKVSYFDAIIIGIAQAIAILPGISRSGATISTSVILKIDRSRAARFSFLMVVPLILGKMTQDLMAGGLNYENSVLIPLIIGFIAAFITGVLACTWMIKLVKNAKLSYFAIYCAIVGLATISYVLFFV